A portion of the Chryseobacterium tructae genome contains these proteins:
- a CDS encoding type VI secretion system Vgr family protein: MFKEENNLSKKSADSVKKLDVVNNIQEIATNIPTSNKTLSNIKTASGAAQSFMNQPLIPTTPTIVEDKVWSKQPTSKIFNAEGISESAIAGINRVVKLEIFVEGKEIKFFKNFKLTQSALKHHQFDLVLAHDTLGSAENHNLEEAQSFLGKRVTVVFKYKDVENSPERNFVGVITEVGFGQDKGSLGNIILTGYSPTILLDSAAHTQSFGGKQEISLNSIADQVMKEGLGSSKFDVRVDAQYGNVSYSSQYDETHYNYLARIAEAYGEQFFYDGEVLHFGKLPPQQKPVTLTYGSNVADVKIKMKAQHVKPSFYGYNSSKNEKLKGGDSKINHTSDIAKRAYEISEKTFITPSLSVAPIKAARVTDVDASQKSATGSNSVNVFTTSGTTSVPFLYPGCTADIEMRKPDSSETSYFTKLMMTEVTHEVDARGYYTGSFEAIAADTGFMPRPEFDSPKAEPQFAKVISNTDPLNQGRVQVQFDWQNGGTTTEFIRVMTPDAGSSDKVSKNRGFMAIPEVDDHIMVNFVHQHPDRPFVMGGMYHGGAGGGGGQGNNVKSLSSKSGHTISLNDAGGITITDRTGGNIITVDGTNTISAVASKKVTLDNGKSSITIDDETITIQAKNIHITGETIVSMGSGKAGIELSSKENIAALSGTTVTTSGSKDVQISAKETSISATAKVSIDGGAGDTIITGGLVKLNS, encoded by the coding sequence ATGTTTAAAGAAGAAAACAATCTGTCTAAAAAAAGTGCAGATTCCGTAAAAAAATTAGATGTAGTAAACAATATTCAGGAAATCGCAACCAATATACCCACTTCCAATAAGACCCTATCAAATATTAAGACAGCAAGTGGTGCAGCCCAGAGTTTTATGAACCAGCCTTTAATTCCTACTACACCAACTATTGTGGAGGATAAGGTTTGGTCAAAACAACCTACCTCAAAAATTTTCAATGCAGAAGGTATTTCAGAAAGTGCTATTGCAGGGATCAACAGAGTGGTAAAACTTGAAATATTTGTGGAAGGCAAGGAAATTAAATTTTTCAAAAATTTTAAATTGACACAAAGTGCGCTAAAGCACCACCAGTTTGATCTTGTCCTCGCTCACGATACTTTAGGAAGTGCTGAAAATCATAACCTCGAAGAAGCACAAAGCTTTTTAGGGAAAAGAGTAACTGTTGTTTTTAAATATAAGGATGTTGAAAATAGCCCTGAGCGAAACTTTGTAGGAGTTATCACAGAGGTTGGTTTTGGACAGGATAAAGGAAGCTTGGGAAATATTATCTTAACAGGTTATAGTCCAACTATTTTACTGGATTCTGCCGCTCATACACAAAGTTTTGGCGGAAAACAGGAGATCAGTCTGAACAGTATTGCTGACCAGGTCATGAAAGAAGGATTAGGCAGCAGTAAATTCGATGTCAGGGTAGATGCACAGTATGGAAATGTATCTTACAGTTCTCAATATGACGAAACCCACTATAATTATCTCGCGAGAATTGCTGAAGCCTATGGTGAACAGTTTTTCTATGATGGTGAAGTACTCCATTTCGGAAAATTACCCCCACAGCAGAAACCGGTGACTCTTACTTACGGAAGCAATGTAGCGGATGTAAAGATTAAAATGAAGGCGCAGCATGTGAAGCCTTCTTTTTATGGTTATAACAGCAGTAAAAATGAGAAATTAAAAGGAGGTGATTCCAAGATCAATCATACCTCTGATATCGCAAAACGGGCTTATGAAATTTCAGAAAAGACATTTATTACCCCGTCTTTAAGTGTTGCCCCTATAAAAGCAGCAAGAGTAACAGATGTTGACGCATCTCAAAAGAGTGCAACCGGAAGTAATTCTGTGAATGTGTTTACAACGTCCGGAACCACTTCAGTACCATTTTTATATCCGGGATGTACCGCAGATATTGAAATGCGTAAACCAGACAGCAGTGAAACTTCATATTTTACAAAGCTTATGATGACTGAAGTGACCCATGAAGTAGATGCAAGAGGATATTATACCGGATCTTTTGAAGCGATTGCAGCAGATACTGGTTTTATGCCACGTCCTGAATTTGATAGTCCAAAGGCAGAACCGCAATTTGCAAAGGTAATTTCTAATACAGATCCACTCAATCAAGGCCGCGTACAGGTACAATTTGACTGGCAAAACGGAGGCACCACCACTGAATTCATCAGAGTGATGACTCCCGATGCAGGAAGTAGTGATAAGGTAAGCAAGAATCGCGGATTTATGGCTATTCCGGAAGTAGATGATCATATTATGGTCAACTTTGTACATCAGCATCCTGATCGTCCGTTTGTAATGGGCGGAATGTATCATGGCGGAGCTGGCGGAGGCGGTGGTCAGGGCAATAATGTTAAAAGTTTGAGCAGTAAAAGTGGTCATACCATTAGTCTTAATGATGCTGGCGGAATTACAATCACCGATAGAACAGGAGGAAATATTATTACCGTAGATGGAACCAATACCATTTCTGCAGTAGCCAGCAAAAAAGTAACACTGGACAACGGAAAATCGTCCATTACAATAGATGATGAAACGATTACCATTCAAGCTAAAAATATCCACATTACTGGTGAAACTATTGTTTCCATGGGAAGCGGCAAAGCAGGTATAGAACTAAGTTCAAAAGAAAATATAGCCGCACTTTCCGGTACTACAGTCACTACTTCCGGAAGCAAAGATGTACAGATTTCAGCCAAAGAAACGAGTATCAGTGCAACAGCTAAGGTTTCTATAGATGGCGGAGCCGGAGATACAATAATAACAGGCGGTTTGGTTAAGTTAAATTCATAA
- a CDS encoding serine hydrolase domain-containing protein, translating into MYRCYLTLSVLALLLVVPNLFLAGVTDPKQYKKNEKMKGDPQTILQLQNLLDQYSKDKPGFTFMAKYDNGVYYDGTAGLASLSPKRNMKANDVFNLASVSKQFTAFAILLLEKDKKLSLDDSVYKFMPELGEYVKPVTISNLIHHTGGISDYMQLAEEKGMIYGDDILTGEESLKHLYELTRTEFIPGTEFEYSNTGYFLLAQIVEKVSGMSIKEFSRTRIFEPLRMTNTFIVDQYPIKQDYVLSYDKQGKVHEVKWNHTGDGAVHSNVHDLMIWGENITSGEVGGKDLVKKFVTPFSPIDVHGKQVAKYEPYAFGLKESKIQNENALEHSGGWESYETNFIRIPSKKLTIAVLANNEEVDAINISHEIAKILLQ; encoded by the coding sequence ATGTATCGGTGTTATTTAACTTTATCTGTATTAGCGTTGCTTTTGGTTGTTCCCAATCTGTTTCTGGCTGGTGTAACAGATCCTAAGCAGTACAAAAAGAATGAAAAAATGAAAGGAGATCCCCAAACTATACTACAACTGCAGAATTTACTCGATCAATATTCCAAAGATAAACCAGGTTTTACTTTTATGGCAAAGTATGATAATGGAGTATATTATGATGGGACTGCAGGGTTGGCCTCTCTTTCTCCGAAAAGAAATATGAAGGCGAATGATGTATTTAATCTGGCTTCTGTTTCAAAGCAATTTACTGCCTTTGCAATATTACTCCTGGAGAAAGATAAAAAGCTTTCATTAGATGACTCTGTTTATAAATTCATGCCTGAACTTGGCGAATATGTTAAACCTGTTACAATTTCCAACCTGATCCATCATACAGGCGGAATATCCGATTATATGCAACTGGCGGAAGAAAAAGGGATGATCTATGGAGACGATATTTTAACCGGCGAAGAATCTCTAAAACATTTGTACGAGTTGACAAGAACTGAATTTATACCTGGAACTGAATTTGAATATAGCAATACAGGTTATTTCTTATTGGCTCAAATTGTAGAAAAAGTAAGTGGTATGTCTATAAAAGAATTTAGCAGAACACGGATATTTGAACCATTAAGGATGACAAATACATTTATAGTAGATCAATACCCAATTAAACAGGATTATGTGTTGTCTTATGATAAACAAGGTAAGGTTCATGAGGTTAAATGGAATCATACCGGTGATGGAGCAGTGCACAGTAATGTACATGATCTTATGATATGGGGTGAAAATATAACATCAGGTGAAGTAGGAGGTAAGGATTTGGTTAAAAAATTTGTGACTCCTTTTAGTCCGATTGATGTTCATGGAAAACAGGTTGCAAAATATGAACCTTATGCCTTTGGTCTAAAAGAATCTAAAATTCAGAATGAAAATGCATTGGAACATTCCGGTGGCTGGGAAAGCTATGAAACAAATTTTATTCGTATTCCCAGTAAAAAACTGACAATAGCTGTACTCGCTAATAATGAAGAAGTGGATGCCATAAACATCAGCCATGAAATTGCAAAAATACTTTTACAATAG
- a CDS encoding ATP-grasp domain-containing protein, which translates to MKIAMIGYRMEKKFSEGIANDEDSELINYLSEKGLNVEAAIWNDKNVDWRSYAVAVIKSPWDYHNHLNEFLTWLDHIDQLGVKVLNPVDIIRWNSDKHYLKEILEKGFQVIPAQYIEKGSVFSELFFDNFKTDKLVVKPCVSAGAQNTITVNRNNFHERLIEINQLVKEQDYMVQPFVEEIKNGEWSFLFFNGKYSHCALKKPKEGDFRVQHYHGGSISYPIPDPMHIEQAGVFLKSLPLPTLYARVDGVIVNNSFHLMELELIEPFLFLNSDKNLLENYYQALKALIF; encoded by the coding sequence ATGAAGATAGCAATGATAGGCTATAGAATGGAAAAAAAATTTTCAGAGGGAATTGCCAATGATGAAGATTCCGAACTTATTAATTATCTATCAGAAAAAGGGCTGAATGTTGAAGCCGCTATCTGGAATGATAAAAATGTTGACTGGAGAAGTTATGCTGTAGCTGTTATCAAGTCTCCCTGGGATTATCATAATCATTTGAATGAATTTCTAACCTGGCTGGATCATATTGATCAATTGGGGGTTAAAGTATTAAATCCTGTAGATATTATCCGATGGAATAGTGATAAACATTATCTAAAAGAGATACTGGAAAAAGGATTTCAGGTGATTCCTGCACAATATATTGAGAAAGGCTCTGTATTCAGTGAACTTTTTTTTGATAATTTTAAAACAGATAAACTAGTTGTTAAGCCGTGTGTGAGTGCGGGAGCCCAAAATACTATTACTGTCAATAGGAATAATTTTCATGAGAGGTTGATTGAAATTAATCAACTTGTAAAAGAACAAGACTATATGGTGCAGCCTTTTGTAGAAGAGATCAAAAATGGAGAATGGTCATTCTTGTTTTTTAATGGAAAATATAGCCACTGTGCATTAAAAAAACCTAAAGAAGGTGACTTTAGAGTACAGCATTACCACGGTGGAAGTATTAGTTATCCAATCCCTGATCCGATGCATATAGAACAAGCGGGAGTATTTTTAAAAAGTTTACCATTGCCAACACTTTACGCAAGGGTAGATGGTGTTATTGTTAATAATTCATTTCACCTGATGGAACTCGAACTAATAGAACCTTTTCTATTTCTAAATTCAGATAAGAACCTATTAGAAAATTATTATCAAGCTTTGAAGGCTTTGATTTTTTAA
- a CDS encoding MarR family winged helix-turn-helix transcriptional regulator, whose amino-acid sequence MNVINEAGILAISTRLHRLSEQLRKDGALIYKAFGIDFELKWFPVIFTIYKKEGASVVEIANEIGYTHPSTITLLKELEKLELIQWEKDKQDERKRLFRLTSKGQELIDKMKPVWELMSQILGDISNNQNNLLAAIDEAEEKIINQSFYQRALQLKNSK is encoded by the coding sequence ATGAATGTTATTAATGAAGCCGGAATCCTTGCGATATCCACCAGACTTCACCGTCTCAGTGAACAATTGAGAAAGGATGGAGCGCTTATCTATAAAGCTTTTGGGATTGATTTTGAATTAAAATGGTTTCCGGTAATTTTTACGATCTATAAAAAAGAGGGGGCAAGTGTAGTTGAAATTGCCAATGAAATAGGGTATACCCATCCATCCACAATAACTTTACTTAAAGAGCTTGAAAAACTAGAATTGATACAATGGGAAAAAGACAAACAGGATGAACGTAAAAGACTGTTTAGGCTTACCTCAAAAGGACAGGAACTTATTGATAAGATGAAACCGGTATGGGAACTTATGTCCCAAATATTGGGGGATATTTCCAATAATCAGAATAATTTGTTGGCCGCTATAGATGAAGCAGAGGAGAAAATTATCAATCAGTCTTTCTACCAAAGAGCCTTACAGCTTAAAAATTCAAAATAA
- a CDS encoding GNAT family N-acetyltransferase, whose protein sequence is MKVQIQSIGNTYSEQAIDLILTIQQKEFNIPITVDDQPDLKQIESFYHEAGGNFWGAFIDGELIGSIALVKFDEKAGAIRKMFVKKEFRGKELNIAQILLDILIAFCHENKIEDLYLGTITVLKAAQRFYERNNFTKIKKETLPERFPLMSADDIFYQLHID, encoded by the coding sequence ATGAAAGTACAAATACAATCCATTGGAAATACGTATTCCGAACAGGCTATTGATTTGATTCTGACGATTCAGCAAAAGGAGTTTAATATTCCGATTACAGTAGATGATCAACCTGATTTGAAGCAGATAGAAAGTTTTTACCACGAAGCTGGAGGAAACTTTTGGGGAGCCTTTATTGATGGGGAGCTTATAGGGTCTATTGCTTTGGTGAAATTTGATGAAAAAGCTGGAGCCATCAGAAAGATGTTTGTTAAAAAAGAATTCAGAGGTAAAGAGCTGAATATTGCTCAAATCTTACTGGATATTTTAATTGCTTTTTGTCACGAAAACAAAATCGAAGACCTATATTTAGGAACCATAACGGTGTTGAAAGCTGCTCAGCGTTTTTATGAAAGGAATAACTTTACGAAGATCAAAAAAGAAACTCTTCCCGAACGTTTTCCATTAATGAGTGCCGACGATATTTTTTACCAACTCCATATTGATTGA
- a CDS encoding efflux transporter outer membrane subunit — MKSLINIIKGITFSAIMLGAITSCMARKEYERPKNVVDEKLFRTDMLPSDSATVANVSWKEIFTDPVLQGHITKALDNNLDIRIALQNINSAEAYLKQSKAAYAPTLAVGPNYTFQTQSINTQFGQIIGERRYVNQFDITATLGWEADIWGKMRAQEKAQLAAYLGTVAAHKAVKSGLVASIASAYYQLLTFDAQKKIITETIAIREKNLETTKALKASGTLTEVAVQQSEALVFNAKSLLIDIDTQIQLLENAMSLLMGEPSHSIERSTLEGQNLPIDLKLGYPAQLLANRPDVMQAEYSLMNAFELTNVAKAQFYPTLKLTGTGGLQSVDIDHLFNVNSLFANVVAGLAQPILNKRTIKTNYEISLANKETAYLNFRKTVLTAGQQVSNAIRVFSVQDSFIDLKQKELNAYKNSVEYSQELVNYGMANYLEVLNASVNSLNAELNISNARYSKMKAAVDLYQALGGGWK, encoded by the coding sequence ATGAAAAGTTTAATAAACATCATAAAAGGAATAACTTTCTCAGCGATCATGCTGGGTGCAATCACGTCCTGTATGGCCAGAAAAGAATATGAAAGGCCTAAGAACGTCGTTGACGAAAAGCTTTTCCGTACAGATATGCTTCCTTCAGACAGTGCCACCGTTGCGAATGTTTCCTGGAAGGAAATCTTTACAGATCCGGTACTTCAGGGGCATATTACCAAGGCTTTGGATAATAACCTGGATATCAGAATTGCTTTACAGAATATCAATTCTGCTGAAGCTTATCTTAAGCAAAGTAAAGCAGCTTATGCTCCCACTTTAGCTGTAGGCCCTAATTATACCTTCCAAACCCAATCTATCAATACCCAATTTGGGCAGATCATTGGGGAAAGACGATATGTGAACCAATTTGATATTACTGCCACTTTAGGATGGGAAGCAGATATCTGGGGGAAAATGAGAGCACAGGAAAAAGCTCAATTAGCAGCATATTTAGGTACCGTGGCTGCTCATAAGGCTGTAAAAAGCGGACTTGTTGCTTCTATTGCTTCTGCTTATTATCAGTTGTTGACTTTTGATGCTCAGAAGAAGATCATTACAGAAACAATTGCTATCCGTGAGAAGAATCTGGAAACTACAAAAGCATTAAAAGCTTCCGGAACCCTTACAGAAGTAGCTGTACAACAGAGTGAGGCACTCGTTTTCAATGCAAAATCTTTATTGATAGATATCGATACACAAATTCAATTGCTTGAAAATGCGATGAGCCTTTTAATGGGCGAGCCTTCTCACTCTATTGAAAGATCTACGCTGGAAGGGCAGAATCTTCCTATTGATTTGAAACTTGGATATCCAGCTCAATTGCTAGCTAACCGTCCGGATGTGATGCAAGCTGAATACAGCCTAATGAATGCATTTGAGCTAACTAATGTTGCAAAAGCACAGTTTTACCCTACATTAAAGCTTACAGGAACAGGAGGACTTCAGTCTGTAGATATTGACCACCTGTTTAATGTGAACTCTTTGTTTGCTAATGTGGTGGCAGGATTAGCACAGCCAATTCTGAATAAAAGAACAATTAAAACGAACTATGAGATAAGTTTAGCAAACAAGGAGACAGCTTATCTTAACTTCAGAAAAACAGTTCTTACCGCAGGACAACAAGTGTCAAATGCCATTCGAGTATTTTCTGTACAGGATTCATTTATTGATTTAAAACAGAAAGAATTGAATGCTTACAAGAATTCAGTAGAATATTCTCAGGAATTGGTAAACTATGGGATGGCCAACTATCTTGAAGTTTTGAATGCCAGTGTTAATTCATTGAATGCAGAACTTAATATTTCCAATGCGAGATATAGCAAAATGAAAGCTGCTGTTGACCTTTATCAGGCTCTTGGTGGAGGCTGGAAATAA